A single genomic interval of Anaerobacillus sp. CMMVII harbors:
- a CDS encoding MarR family winged helix-turn-helix transcriptional regulator produces MSLSFKDYISIFIHQTDLHLTSYVKEELAPYNIAPEQNLIMMLLWEKDGQSQNEIAKQLDKDKTNIARMAQSLEQKGFIRRSSCPNDRRTQRLFVTEEGEKLGHSVIPLAEKFNKIVCHGITDKELAELKRILSKMRQNVQ; encoded by the coding sequence ATGAGTTTGTCTTTTAAGGACTATATCAGTATTTTTATTCATCAGACAGATTTACACCTGACAAGTTATGTGAAAGAAGAGCTAGCGCCCTACAACATTGCCCCAGAGCAAAACCTTATTATGATGTTACTTTGGGAAAAAGATGGTCAGTCTCAAAATGAGATCGCAAAGCAACTAGATAAAGACAAAACAAATATTGCCCGAATGGCTCAAAGCCTAGAACAAAAAGGCTTTATTAGACGTTCGAGTTGCCCGAATGATCGCCGTACACAACGACTCTTTGTTACCGAAGAAGGCGAAAAGTTAGGTCATAGTGTGATTCCATTAGCTGAGAAGTTTAATAAGATCGTTTGTCATGGAATTACTGATAAGGAGTTAGCTGAATTAAAAAGAATTCTTTCTAAAATGCGTCAAAACGTACAATAA